A region from the Gammaproteobacteria bacterium genome encodes:
- a CDS encoding conserved hypothetical protein (Evidence 4 : Unknown function but conserved in other organisms): MNPGLRVGVFVDAENIKMNGGYYMRYDILRRFAARDNGLLLRLNTYLAFDRERAQSDPEYARKTRAYQQTVRDYGWKIVVKEVRRYKDDEGNITTKVNADLDLAVDAMLQGDHLDQVLLVTGDGDFLQVVGALQDKGTRVELLAFQNISRELTRQVDAFYNGYLIPDLLPFSYEPKNEWGASGSCVRGVPTKWFPEKGYGFLRFIRNVSPHLWVTDQRDPDSPYRSVFCHINEMAEGLTQDDMQSRDTIVEFYLKESEQKEGGHTATNVRPVYLPR, translated from the coding sequence TTGAATCCTGGTCTACGTGTCGGTGTCTTTGTGGATGCCGAGAATATTAAAATGAATGGTGGTTATTATATGCGCTATGACATCCTGCGCCGTTTTGCGGCACGGGATAATGGGCTCTTGTTGCGCCTTAATACGTATCTTGCTTTTGACCGCGAGCGGGCACAATCCGATCCCGAGTACGCTCGCAAGACTCGTGCCTATCAACAGACGGTGCGTGACTATGGCTGGAAGATTGTGGTGAAGGAGGTTCGTCGCTACAAGGACGATGAAGGGAATATTACTACCAAGGTCAACGCTGACTTAGATCTAGCGGTAGATGCCATGCTCCAGGGTGATCATTTGGATCAAGTGTTGTTGGTCACTGGAGATGGCGATTTCTTACAAGTAGTGGGAGCCCTTCAGGATAAAGGGACGCGGGTGGAGTTGCTGGCCTTTCAAAACATCTCTCGGGAGTTGACTCGGCAAGTAGATGCCTTTTATAACGGCTATCTAATCCCGGATCTGTTGCCGTTTTCCTACGAGCCTAAAAACGAGTGGGGGGCGTCGGGTTCTTGCGTACGTGGAGTACCCACCAAGTGGTTTCCTGAGAAGGGTTACGGTTTCCTGCGTTTTATTCGTAACGTCAGTCCCCATCTTTGGGTAACAGATCAACGTGACCCTGATTCTCCATATCGGAGCGTCTTTTGCCATATCAACGAAATGGCCGAAGGGCTCACCCAAGACGATATGCAGAGCCGTGATACCATCGTAGAATTCTATCTGAAAGAGAGTGAACAAAAGGAAGGCGGGCACACTGCAACCAACGTGCGGCCAGTATATCTGCCGCGTTGA
- a CDS encoding Cupin yields the protein MSVLALNVEHNPTPAKLEVLGVYDWPIWTKEVSSFPWTYDVDETCYILAGEVIVTPAGGEEQMRLRSGDLVHFSAGLSCTWNVLAPIKKHYRFAVG from the coding sequence ATGAGTGTCTTGGCCCTGAACGTAGAGCATAATCCGACACCCGCTAAGTTGGAGGTGTTAGGGGTCTATGACTGGCCAATCTGGACGAAAGAGGTTTCATCTTTTCCCTGGACCTATGATGTCGATGAAACCTGTTACATTCTCGCGGGAGAGGTGATTGTGACTCCTGCGGGCGGGGAGGAGCAGATGCGCTTGAGATCCGGTGATTTGGTTCATTTTTCGGCAGGTCTGTCCTGTACTTGGAATGTCCTTGCTCCGATTAAAAAACATTATCGGTTTGCGGTTGGATAG